In Carassius auratus strain Wakin chromosome 46, ASM336829v1, whole genome shotgun sequence, the following proteins share a genomic window:
- the LOC113064458 gene encoding heterogeneous nuclear ribonucleoprotein A/B-like isoform X1, with translation MADAEHQLMETSENGNEEDFNGAEEENGASEGGQINASKGEEDAGKMFVGGLSWDTSKKDLKDYFSKFGEVTDCTIKMDSNTGRSRGFGFILFKEAESVDKVLEQKEHRLDGRQIDPKRAMAIKKEPAKKIFVGGLNPETTEEKVREYFGAFGEIETIELPMDPKTSKRRGFVFITFKDESDVKKILEKKYHNVCGSKVTNGKEDLCEIKIAQPKEIYQQQQYGARGGFGGRGRGRGGPGQNWNQGYNSYGSQGYGGPQGYGGYGGYGGYGGYGNYDYSSGYYGYGGGYDYNQGDGSYGKTPRRGGHQSYKPY, from the exons ATGGCCGACGCAGAGCATCAGTTAATGGAGACCTCTGAGAACGGGAACGAGGAGGATTTTAACGGAGCGGAGGAGGAGAACGGAGCATCTGAGGGAGGACAGATCAACGCCAGCAAGGGCGAGGAAGACGCGGG TAAAATGTTTGTTGGAGGACTCAGCTGGGACACCAGTAAGAAAGACCTGAAGGACTACTTTTCAAAGTTCGGAGAGGTGACTGACTGCACAATAAAGATGGATTCAAACACCGGCCGCTCACGAGGGTTTGGGTTCATCTTGTTCAAAGAAGCAGAAAGTGTGGACAAG GTGCTAGAGCAAAAGGAGCACAGGCTAGACGGCCGACAGATCGATCCCAAGAGAGCCATGGCCATTAAGAAAGAGCCCGCCAAGAAGATCTTTGTCGGTGGCCTTAACCCCGAAACCACAGAAGAGAAGGTCCGTGAATACTTCGGGGCCTTCGGAGAG ATTGAAACGATTGAACTTCCAATGGATCCAAAGACGAGCAAAAGGAGAGGCTTCGTCTTCATCACGTTCAAGGACGAATCCGATGTCAAAAAGATCCTGGAGAAGAAATACCATAATGTCTGTGGAAGCAAGGTAACGAACGGGAAGGAAGACCTT tgtgagatCAAAATCGCCCAGCCCAAGGAAATCTACCAGCAGCAGCAGTACGGCGCTCGCGGAGGCTTCGGAGGTCGTGGCAGGGGTCGCGGGG GCCCAGGCCAGAACTGGAACCAGGGCTACAACAGCTACGGGAGCCAAGGCTACGGTGGCCCGCAGGGCTATGGTGGTTATGGTGGCTATGGAGGTTATGGTGGCTATGGAAACTATGACTACTCCTCTGGCTATTATGGATATGGTGGTGGTTATGACTACA ACCAGGGCGATGGGAGCTATGGGAAAACACCTAGACGTGGAGGCCACCAGAGCTACAAGCCATACTGA
- the LOC113064458 gene encoding heterogeneous nuclear ribonucleoprotein A/B-like isoform X2 — MADAEHQLMETSENGNEEDFNGAEEENGASEGGQINASKGEEDAGKMFVGGLSWDTSKKDLKDYFSKFGEVTDCTIKMDSNTGRSRGFGFILFKEAESVDKVLEQKEHRLDGRQIDPKRAMAIKKEPAKKIFVGGLNPETTEEKVREYFGAFGEIETIELPMDPKTSKRRGFVFITFKDESDVKKILEKKYHNVCGSKCEIKIAQPKEIYQQQQYGARGGFGGRGRGRGGPGQNWNQGYNSYGSQGYGGPQGYGGYGGYGGYGGYGNYDYSSGYYGYGGGYDYNQGDGSYGKTPRRGGHQSYKPY, encoded by the exons ATGGCCGACGCAGAGCATCAGTTAATGGAGACCTCTGAGAACGGGAACGAGGAGGATTTTAACGGAGCGGAGGAGGAGAACGGAGCATCTGAGGGAGGACAGATCAACGCCAGCAAGGGCGAGGAAGACGCGGG TAAAATGTTTGTTGGAGGACTCAGCTGGGACACCAGTAAGAAAGACCTGAAGGACTACTTTTCAAAGTTCGGAGAGGTGACTGACTGCACAATAAAGATGGATTCAAACACCGGCCGCTCACGAGGGTTTGGGTTCATCTTGTTCAAAGAAGCAGAAAGTGTGGACAAG GTGCTAGAGCAAAAGGAGCACAGGCTAGACGGCCGACAGATCGATCCCAAGAGAGCCATGGCCATTAAGAAAGAGCCCGCCAAGAAGATCTTTGTCGGTGGCCTTAACCCCGAAACCACAGAAGAGAAGGTCCGTGAATACTTCGGGGCCTTCGGAGAG ATTGAAACGATTGAACTTCCAATGGATCCAAAGACGAGCAAAAGGAGAGGCTTCGTCTTCATCACGTTCAAGGACGAATCCGATGTCAAAAAGATCCTGGAGAAGAAATACCATAATGTCTGTGGAAGCAAG tgtgagatCAAAATCGCCCAGCCCAAGGAAATCTACCAGCAGCAGCAGTACGGCGCTCGCGGAGGCTTCGGAGGTCGTGGCAGGGGTCGCGGGG GCCCAGGCCAGAACTGGAACCAGGGCTACAACAGCTACGGGAGCCAAGGCTACGGTGGCCCGCAGGGCTATGGTGGTTATGGTGGCTATGGAGGTTATGGTGGCTATGGAAACTATGACTACTCCTCTGGCTATTATGGATATGGTGGTGGTTATGACTACA ACCAGGGCGATGGGAGCTATGGGAAAACACCTAGACGTGGAGGCCACCAGAGCTACAAGCCATACTGA